Proteins from a single region of Bradyrhizobium diazoefficiens:
- the lipB gene encoding lipoyl(octanoyl) transferase LipB encodes MVNSPQNPRQELDLTSFSAAGGEPVEWLISDAPVPYPEAVAAMEARVAAIAAGEATELVWLLEHPPLYTSGTSGKDSDLLDPRFPTFATGRGGQLTYHGPGQRVAYIMLDLKRRRPDVRAYVASLEELILKTLAAFNVRGERREDRVGVWVKRPDKGPEHEDKIAAIGVRLKRWVSFHGVAINVEPELAHFAGIVPCGVADPRYGVTSLVDLGQFVTLADVDVALRQAFEDLFGPTKALLPEAAA; translated from the coding sequence ATGGTTAATTCGCCACAAAACCCCCGCCAAGAGCTCGATTTGACGTCGTTTTCCGCTGCCGGCGGCGAGCCCGTCGAGTGGCTGATCTCGGACGCCCCCGTGCCCTATCCGGAGGCCGTGGCCGCCATGGAGGCGCGGGTCGCCGCGATCGCGGCGGGCGAGGCGACGGAGCTGGTCTGGCTGCTCGAGCATCCCCCGCTCTACACCTCCGGCACCTCCGGCAAGGACTCCGACCTGCTAGATCCGCGATTCCCGACCTTTGCAACGGGGCGCGGCGGCCAGCTGACTTATCACGGGCCCGGCCAGCGAGTGGCCTACATCATGCTCGACCTCAAGCGGCGCCGGCCGGACGTGCGGGCCTATGTCGCGAGCCTCGAGGAGCTGATCCTGAAGACCCTCGCCGCGTTCAATGTCCGCGGCGAGCGGCGCGAAGACCGGGTCGGCGTCTGGGTGAAGCGCCCGGACAAGGGGCCCGAGCACGAGGACAAGATCGCGGCGATCGGCGTGCGGTTGAAGCGCTGGGTCTCGTTCCACGGCGTCGCCATCAATGTCGAGCCGGAGCTTGCGCATTTCGCCGGTATCGTGCCCTGCGGCGTCGCCGATCCCCGTTACGGCGTCACCTCGCTGGTCGATCTCGGCCAGTTCGTGACATTGGCCGATGTCGACGTCGCGCTTCGGCAGGCGTTCGAAGATCTGTTCGGGCCGACCAAGGCGCTGCTGCCGGAAGCGGCCGCCTGA
- a CDS encoding type II secretion system GspH family protein produces the protein MIEAVVALALVSIVLAAIGSLVARNVRGAQQLEQHTALMQTARLIASRLPQGGQPLPTELAGREAGYRWQMRISPFVDDDTAVPGSPFIPRRIELRVQSPTGAIVALETVRLQYREEPRQ, from the coding sequence ATGATCGAGGCGGTGGTGGCACTGGCGCTGGTGTCGATCGTGCTCGCCGCGATCGGCTCGCTCGTCGCCAGGAACGTGCGCGGCGCGCAGCAGCTCGAACAGCATACGGCATTAATGCAGACCGCGCGGCTGATTGCCTCGCGTCTGCCGCAGGGCGGCCAACCGCTTCCGACCGAGCTCGCGGGCAGGGAGGCCGGTTATCGCTGGCAGATGCGGATCTCGCCATTTGTGGATGACGACACGGCGGTTCCGGGGTCGCCCTTCATTCCACGCCGCATCGAGCTGCGCGTGCAATCGCCGACCGGTGCGATCGTAGCGCTCGAGACCGTGCGCCTGCAATATCGCGAGGAGCCGCGCCAATGA
- a CDS encoding PilN domain-containing protein — MWIDAVDRVVSARLVNVKRVRRIEVAEEETGAFTMRFSPKTRNGDPDLSPCQVDVTDGAVGDTLSPQWAAAVRGGVVDLQLRPTRFVFRPIELPGRAAEFLDGIIRAQIDRLTPWTASEALFHWTPPLGIASDRIATTVVTTGRAAAASLAQAFADLGAASVEISTSTPEHGRVTVLDQSSGKQAGSTRMRIALIAGLAATGLLAMLSLGFGGFVADSYDAQQQQTLQRIAERRAVMRGDQTGSGGTPLDLLIRRKQGSPSSVLVIEALSALLPLDTYATEVRIEGDKLQIVGVTRDAPSLISILEQSPHFSSAGFFAPTTHAANESGDRFHIETKLKPYFGSGT, encoded by the coding sequence TTGTGGATTGACGCCGTCGACCGCGTGGTGAGCGCGCGGCTCGTGAACGTGAAGCGTGTGCGTCGAATCGAAGTCGCCGAGGAGGAAACCGGCGCCTTCACGATGCGCTTTTCACCGAAAACGAGGAATGGCGATCCCGATCTTTCTCCGTGTCAAGTCGACGTGACCGATGGCGCAGTCGGCGACACGCTTTCCCCTCAATGGGCGGCCGCGGTGCGCGGAGGCGTTGTAGATCTCCAGCTTCGGCCAACCCGTTTCGTGTTTCGCCCTATTGAGCTGCCTGGTCGTGCTGCCGAGTTCCTCGACGGGATTATTCGCGCGCAGATCGATCGGCTCACGCCCTGGACTGCGAGCGAGGCACTCTTTCACTGGACCCCGCCGCTTGGCATCGCCAGCGACCGAATTGCAACGACCGTAGTGACGACCGGGCGCGCCGCTGCGGCCTCTCTGGCGCAGGCCTTTGCCGATTTGGGTGCAGCGAGTGTCGAGATATCGACCTCGACACCCGAGCACGGCCGGGTCACCGTCCTTGACCAGAGCAGTGGCAAGCAGGCAGGAAGCACCCGGATGCGCATTGCTTTGATCGCGGGGCTTGCGGCAACCGGTCTGCTGGCGATGCTGTCGCTTGGCTTCGGCGGTTTCGTCGCCGACTCCTACGACGCGCAGCAACAGCAAACCCTGCAGCGGATCGCTGAACGGCGCGCAGTCATGCGCGGCGATCAGACCGGCTCGGGCGGCACCCCGCTCGATCTCCTGATCCGGCGCAAGCAGGGTTCGCCCTCTAGTGTGCTCGTCATCGAAGCGCTGTCGGCGCTGTTGCCGCTGGATACTTATGCGACCGAGGTCCGGATCGAGGGCGACAAATTGCAGATCGTTGGTGTCACCCGCGACGCACCATCCCTGATCTCCATCCTCGAGCAATCACCACATTTCTCCAGCGCGGGTTTCTTCGCGCCGACGACGCACGCCGCCAACGAGTCCGGCGATCGTTTCCATATCGAAACCAAGCTCAAGCCATATTTCGGGTCAGGCACATGA
- a CDS encoding FliM/FliN family flagellar motor switch protein, protein MPTLDKVTVDLMVVLGTTTMPIHQVLRLSRGAIIELDATEADEVKVLANNLPVASGVVLVDRNRIAVEVKQMLPRTPGTR, encoded by the coding sequence GTGCCCACACTCGATAAAGTTACCGTGGATCTCATGGTCGTCCTCGGGACGACCACCATGCCGATCCATCAGGTATTACGTCTTTCCCGCGGCGCCATCATCGAGCTGGACGCAACCGAGGCCGACGAGGTCAAGGTCCTGGCCAACAATCTGCCGGTGGCCTCCGGCGTCGTGCTGGTCGACCGCAACCGGATCGCGGTAGAGGTCAAGCAGATGCTGCCGCGCACCCCGGGCACCCGCTAG
- a CDS encoding general secretion pathway protein GspJ yields the protein MFEALVAIALMGLLLGVLASVTGEWLPPWNRGLLQTQRNEQVTIALDRLAADLSAAEFVAADRTSNAALFRGDEEAVTFVRSALGPNNGPGLEIVRIAGTSDRNGWALVRTRAPFVLLPTGDPLVDRIPFADPVVLLRAPLRLTFAYDGPNGEWIGNWPSWAGLPVAVRFDVRDGERGIVLSTAVRIRAEMGMPQPEQADDTRPAETSAQPNNNAREAR from the coding sequence ATGTTCGAGGCGCTCGTCGCCATTGCGCTGATGGGTTTGCTGCTCGGCGTGCTGGCGAGCGTAACGGGAGAATGGTTGCCGCCGTGGAATCGCGGGCTGCTCCAGACCCAGCGCAACGAGCAGGTGACGATCGCACTCGATCGCCTGGCAGCCGACCTGTCCGCGGCCGAGTTCGTGGCGGCCGATCGAACGAGCAATGCGGCGCTCTTTCGAGGTGACGAGGAGGCGGTCACATTCGTGCGCTCGGCACTCGGTCCGAACAATGGCCCGGGCTTAGAGATCGTGCGGATCGCCGGAACGAGCGACCGCAATGGTTGGGCTCTGGTGCGAACGCGCGCGCCTTTCGTTCTGCTCCCGACCGGGGATCCGTTGGTTGATCGGATACCGTTCGCGGATCCGGTCGTGCTGCTGCGCGCACCATTGCGCCTCACCTTTGCGTATGATGGCCCCAATGGAGAGTGGATCGGCAACTGGCCAAGTTGGGCCGGTTTGCCCGTCGCCGTTCGCTTCGATGTTCGTGACGGTGAACGGGGAATCGTGCTTTCGACCGCGGTCCGTATACGCGCCGAGATGGGAATGCCGCAGCCCGAACAGGCCGACGATACTCGCCCGGCAGAAACTTCAGCGCAACCGAACAATAACGCGCGGGAGGCAAGGTGA
- a CDS encoding type II secretion system protein GspK, whose amino-acid sequence MTKADATAGGSRSGQRGFIVVAALWLLAALATLALVGSVYMTQSAIALAALDAPVQLQMVSTAGIELTAYRLSGPATVLRPTHGGFAFGLANARVTVQYQAESACINLNMAPRSMIGGLFSALGVEPDLASQFADRVVAWRSAPRHNGQDTEDALYAAAGLSYLPRHAPFGSVDELSLVLGMPAALFERARPYLTVYSGTAGINVLEAAPQVMAALPEMTSAKLDAFLNQRDSLPPNDPEFVVGALGGRVAGATVAGSDAYRVRMQISLPDGRKSTSEGVIMLSGPGAKTAYRVFTWRDEIDPSTGAAQK is encoded by the coding sequence GTGACCAAGGCCGATGCAACAGCTGGAGGTTCGCGGTCCGGTCAGCGCGGGTTCATCGTGGTCGCAGCCCTGTGGCTGCTCGCCGCGCTGGCTACTCTTGCCTTAGTGGGCTCGGTGTATATGACGCAGTCCGCCATTGCGCTCGCCGCATTGGATGCGCCCGTGCAGCTCCAGATGGTATCGACGGCCGGTATCGAGTTGACCGCTTACAGGCTGTCGGGTCCCGCAACGGTTTTGCGCCCGACCCATGGCGGCTTTGCCTTCGGGCTGGCGAACGCAAGAGTGACGGTCCAGTATCAGGCGGAGTCGGCATGCATCAATCTCAACATGGCTCCCCGGTCCATGATCGGTGGCCTGTTCTCAGCCCTCGGCGTCGAGCCCGATTTGGCCAGCCAATTTGCCGACCGGGTGGTCGCGTGGCGGAGCGCGCCAAGACATAACGGCCAAGACACTGAGGACGCTCTCTATGCCGCCGCCGGATTGAGCTACCTGCCACGCCATGCTCCCTTCGGCAGCGTCGATGAGCTATCGCTGGTGCTAGGCATGCCTGCGGCGCTTTTCGAGCGCGCACGGCCCTACTTGACCGTGTACAGCGGAACTGCGGGGATCAACGTGCTGGAGGCCGCGCCGCAAGTCATGGCCGCATTGCCCGAGATGACTTCCGCAAAGCTCGACGCATTCTTGAATCAGCGCGACTCGTTGCCGCCAAATGATCCGGAATTCGTGGTGGGCGCGCTCGGCGGCAGAGTGGCCGGTGCAACGGTGGCGGGGAGCGACGCCTATCGCGTTCGCATGCAGATCAGTCTACCCGACGGTCGAAAGAGCACGTCGGAAGGGGTCATCATGCTTTCCGGACCCGGCGCGAAAACGGCGTACCGGGTGTTCACATGGCGGGATGAGATCGATCCATCTACCGGGGCTGCACAGAAATGA
- a CDS encoding type II secretion system protein GspH, whose product MVCVLAIMALLIAISLPRMPISTSRPKLEAYAIQIATLLKADRNAALGRRLAVGAVVDAPGRTIRAGSSPRLIRVPDDVEFDALLPRRCNGRDVPSTITFLPSGMSCGGTIRLTRLGSGFDVRVNWLTGGVDIVAQDIVQASQ is encoded by the coding sequence ATGGTTTGCGTGCTTGCGATCATGGCGCTGCTGATTGCCATTTCGCTGCCGCGCATGCCGATATCGACGTCGCGCCCAAAGCTGGAAGCCTATGCGATCCAGATCGCCACCTTGCTCAAGGCCGATCGCAATGCGGCGCTGGGGCGCCGTCTGGCAGTCGGCGCCGTCGTCGATGCGCCGGGACGAACGATCAGGGCCGGCTCGAGCCCCCGCCTCATCAGGGTGCCTGATGATGTCGAGTTCGATGCGCTGCTGCCGCGACGCTGCAACGGGCGAGACGTGCCGTCGACCATCACGTTCCTCCCGAGTGGAATGTCCTGCGGCGGAACGATACGGCTGACGCGGCTCGGCAGCGGCTTCGATGTGCGGGTGAACTGGTTGACGGGAGGGGTAGATATTGTCGCGCAGGATATCGTCCAGGCGTCACAGTGA
- a CDS encoding type II secretion system F family protein has product MPNFRYRALTQKGEVVSGSITAANLSEVAQRIEYLGLVAIDAGPEEQAKGWSLSLASLSLSKPSAADVTIFTRDLALLLKAGARLNDALELLANDMDVGRLRPVITDIKNAIMSGESFAEALGREPALFPAMYVALVRVGEMSGGLDLILETIGTERTRAEALRRKVTGALQYPAFVLLAAGGVLIFFVTFVLPQFSAVLRDFNAKTDPVIEVFLALSDVLRGHGLEVGAVVGILVIGGWLAWRRPAVRAGVVTQLARLPVISTVVEFHRAALFSRNLGILLGSGVTLTATLRILIDIMTATGDAPAWAAMADRVRYGGRLADALAASAVLPPVAVRMLRLGEETGQLPTLSGRVAEFYEEKLQRQLDRLVAIIGPAAIILISVVVGGLIVSVMTALLSVTQVVG; this is encoded by the coding sequence ATGCCGAACTTCCGCTATCGCGCGCTGACCCAGAAGGGCGAGGTCGTTTCCGGCTCGATCACGGCGGCGAATCTCTCCGAGGTCGCCCAGCGCATCGAATATCTCGGGCTGGTCGCAATCGACGCCGGCCCCGAGGAGCAAGCCAAGGGATGGTCGCTTTCGCTGGCCTCGCTGTCGCTGTCCAAACCGAGCGCTGCGGACGTCACCATCTTTACCCGCGACCTTGCCCTGCTGTTGAAGGCGGGTGCACGTCTCAACGACGCGCTCGAGCTGCTCGCCAACGACATGGATGTCGGCCGGCTGCGCCCGGTCATCACCGACATCAAGAATGCGATCATGTCCGGCGAGAGCTTTGCCGAGGCGCTCGGGCGCGAGCCGGCGCTGTTTCCGGCCATGTATGTTGCGCTGGTCAGGGTCGGGGAAATGTCCGGCGGGCTGGATCTCATCCTGGAGACGATCGGGACCGAGCGTACGCGCGCCGAGGCCCTGCGCCGCAAGGTGACGGGAGCCTTGCAATATCCTGCCTTCGTGCTGCTCGCGGCCGGGGGCGTGCTGATCTTCTTCGTGACTTTCGTGCTACCGCAATTTTCCGCAGTGCTGCGCGACTTCAACGCGAAGACCGACCCGGTCATCGAGGTCTTCCTCGCGCTTTCCGACGTGCTGCGGGGCCATGGCCTGGAGGTCGGCGCCGTGGTCGGCATCCTCGTCATCGGCGGCTGGCTGGCCTGGCGTAGACCGGCAGTTCGCGCCGGTGTCGTGACGCAGCTCGCGCGACTCCCCGTGATCTCGACGGTCGTGGAATTTCATCGCGCCGCGCTGTTCTCGCGCAATCTCGGCATCCTGCTCGGCAGCGGTGTGACGCTGACGGCAACGCTGCGCATCCTGATCGACATCATGACCGCCACGGGCGACGCGCCGGCATGGGCGGCAATGGCCGATCGCGTGCGCTATGGCGGCAGGCTCGCCGATGCGTTGGCAGCCTCGGCCGTCTTGCCGCCGGTCGCGGTGCGCATGCTGCGGCTTGGCGAGGAGACCGGCCAGCTGCCGACGCTGTCGGGCCGCGTCGCGGAGTTTTACGAGGAAAAGCTGCAGCGGCAGCTCGACCGTCTTGTGGCCATCATCGGCCCGGCCGCAATCATCCTCATCAGCGTCGTCGTCGGCGGGCTGATCGTCTCGGTGATGACGGCGCTGTTGTCGGTAACACAAGTCGTCGGATGA
- the gspG gene encoding type II secretion system major pseudopilin GspG, which yields MIGFRRKGLFAPPRRRRCRRGEEGFTLVEMLVVITIIGMIMALVGPRVLNYLSESRVKAAKIQIQSFSSALDLFYLDAGRFPTGSEGLAALAHPVSGVSSWNGPYVKGGNVPNDPWGNPYVYKQPGEKDPYEIRSLGSDGQEGGTGTAGDITSAAK from the coding sequence ATGATCGGCTTTCGGCGGAAGGGCCTGTTCGCTCCACCCAGGCGGCGCCGGTGCCGCCGCGGGGAGGAGGGATTCACGCTGGTCGAGATGCTGGTGGTCATCACCATCATCGGCATGATCATGGCGTTGGTCGGCCCAAGGGTGCTCAATTATCTGAGCGAGTCGCGAGTGAAGGCGGCGAAGATCCAGATCCAGAGTTTCAGCAGTGCGCTCGATTTGTTCTATCTCGACGCCGGCCGCTTCCCCACGGGCTCGGAAGGGCTCGCGGCGCTCGCGCATCCGGTCAGTGGCGTGTCGTCCTGGAACGGGCCCTATGTGAAGGGCGGCAATGTTCCCAACGATCCATGGGGCAATCCTTATGTCTACAAGCAACCCGGGGAGAAGGATCCTTACGAAATCCGCTCGCTCGGTTCGGATGGCCAGGAAGGCGGAACGGGAACGGCTGGCGATATCACCTCGGCAGCGAAGTAG
- a CDS encoding GspE/PulE family protein — protein sequence MASPNAHEFAARFSQKAGLKADGDKLGRLNGSGPTEGGLRKLWEMSELSASEFADEVALFFELPRVTLQEMMAAESRVQQFSRRFLREMAVFPCQPAGGAPVLVLADPTDRASIQAAGIVLGTAPIIKVASFEDIAAVLDQRLGDEETASADNTVSAAVQDDDIDNLRDLASGAPVVRAVNDMFETAVELRASDIHIEPGRTSLVVRMRVDGLLRVVATPNGVPPAAVISRIKILAGLNIAERRLPQDGGARVRAARSEIDVRVAIMPTQHGESAVIRLLPRDRALLSIDKLGFLASDQSKLRRMLALPHGMIIVTGPTGSGKTTTLATVLSLLNEPTRKILTIEDPVEYEIPGISQSQAKPSIGLTFATALRSFVRQDPDVIMVGEVRDSETAHVAIHAALTGHLVLTTLHTETAAAAVPRLLDLGVEAFLLRSTLRAVIAQRLVRQLCDRCKSSRPLTHADVEADPRYTAVGLSVGNIIFEPVGCERCGGVGYRGRIGVFEVLEMNEEVRALVEEQSDWESIDKVAIRNGMTTMVEDGLAKCLSGMTSAAEILRVTTVR from the coding sequence ATGGCTTCCCCGAATGCGCACGAGTTCGCAGCTCGTTTCAGCCAAAAAGCCGGCCTGAAGGCGGACGGAGACAAGCTCGGCAGGCTGAACGGGTCCGGCCCCACCGAGGGCGGTCTCCGCAAACTTTGGGAAATGAGCGAATTGTCGGCCAGCGAGTTTGCCGACGAGGTCGCGCTCTTCTTTGAGCTTCCGCGCGTGACGCTTCAGGAGATGATGGCGGCGGAATCGCGGGTGCAGCAGTTCTCGCGCCGGTTCCTGCGCGAGATGGCGGTGTTTCCGTGTCAGCCGGCCGGCGGAGCGCCGGTGCTCGTGCTGGCTGATCCGACGGACCGGGCGTCGATCCAGGCGGCGGGAATCGTGCTCGGCACGGCCCCTATCATCAAAGTGGCTTCGTTCGAGGACATTGCCGCCGTGCTCGACCAGCGCCTCGGCGATGAGGAGACCGCCAGCGCCGACAATACCGTCAGCGCCGCGGTGCAAGACGATGACATTGACAATCTGCGCGACCTCGCCAGCGGGGCGCCGGTCGTCCGGGCCGTCAACGACATGTTCGAGACAGCGGTGGAGCTACGCGCCAGCGATATCCACATCGAGCCTGGCCGCACGTCGCTGGTGGTGCGGATGCGGGTCGACGGTCTCTTGCGCGTTGTTGCGACGCCAAACGGTGTTCCGCCGGCGGCGGTGATTTCCCGCATCAAGATTTTGGCCGGCCTCAACATCGCCGAGCGTCGGCTGCCGCAGGACGGTGGCGCGCGGGTCCGGGCTGCGCGTTCGGAGATCGATGTGCGCGTCGCGATCATGCCGACGCAGCACGGCGAGTCCGCCGTCATCCGCCTGCTGCCGCGGGACCGCGCCCTGTTGTCGATCGACAAGCTCGGCTTCCTGGCCAGCGACCAGAGCAAGTTGCGGCGCATGCTGGCGTTGCCGCACGGCATGATCATCGTCACCGGTCCGACCGGCAGCGGCAAGACCACGACGCTCGCGACCGTGCTGTCGCTGCTCAACGAGCCGACCCGGAAGATCCTGACCATCGAGGATCCCGTCGAATATGAAATTCCCGGCATCTCCCAGTCCCAGGCCAAGCCCTCGATCGGCCTGACCTTTGCGACCGCGCTGCGGTCTTTCGTGCGCCAGGATCCCGACGTCATCATGGTCGGCGAGGTCCGCGATTCCGAGACGGCCCATGTCGCCATCCATGCCGCGCTCACCGGCCATCTTGTGTTGACCACGCTGCACACCGAGACGGCGGCGGCCGCCGTGCCGCGTCTGCTCGATCTCGGCGTCGAGGCGTTCCTGTTGCGCTCGACCTTGCGCGCCGTGATCGCGCAGCGCCTGGTGCGGCAGCTCTGCGACCGCTGCAAGAGCAGCCGGCCGCTGACCCACGCCGATGTCGAGGCGGATCCGCGCTACACGGCGGTCGGGCTTTCGGTCGGCAACATCATCTTCGAGCCGGTCGGCTGCGAGCGTTGCGGCGGCGTCGGCTATCGCGGCCGTATCGGCGTGTTCGAGGTGCTGGAAATGAACGAGGAGGTGCGCGCGCTGGTCGAGGAGCAGTCCGACTGGGAGTCGATCGACAAGGTCGCCATCCGCAACGGCATGACGACGATGGTCGAGGATGGCCTGGCCAAGTGCCTGTCGGGTATGACCTCGGCGGCCGAGATCCTTCGCGTGACCACCGTACGGTGA
- a CDS encoding tetratricopeptide repeat protein produces MIKSSTLLVLAIVLGMAPAHPARADTLGAGSAALSRSDYSRTARLLLPLAERGNARAQAIIGFMYATGQGLPQAYDAAGYWYRMAAEQGDTTAQYLLGLAYDKGQGVPQDDVAAYKWLNLAAANAPKRSRENFAKLRNAVASKMSRGQIAAGQWHALRWPEAPRF; encoded by the coding sequence ATGATCAAGTCGAGTACGCTTCTCGTTCTCGCAATTGTGCTCGGAATGGCTCCAGCCCACCCTGCCCGTGCGGATACGCTCGGCGCTGGAAGCGCGGCGTTGTCCCGCAGCGATTACAGCAGGACCGCACGTCTGTTGCTGCCGCTGGCCGAGCGCGGAAATGCCCGCGCCCAGGCCATAATCGGCTTCATGTATGCAACCGGCCAAGGGCTTCCACAGGCCTATGACGCCGCGGGCTATTGGTATCGGATGGCCGCCGAACAGGGCGATACCACGGCGCAATACCTGCTTGGCCTCGCCTACGACAAGGGCCAGGGCGTTCCGCAAGACGACGTTGCCGCCTACAAATGGCTCAACCTCGCAGCGGCGAACGCGCCGAAGCGCAGCCGCGAAAATTTTGCGAAGCTGCGCAACGCGGTAGCCTCGAAAATGAGCCGTGGCCAGATCGCAGCCGGCCAATGGCACGCGCTGCGATGGCCCGAAGCGCCTCGGTTCTGA
- the gspD gene encoding type II secretion system secretin GspD has product MSSIADADGNKDPDVFDKVRSIDLLPRYPNQLPQRQLSTGPKAKTAIYAADPGDDTPTATSAQAATASMDRFELNFDNSPIASVSKIVLGDILGVGYVIDPRVQGNISLSSGRPIPKTDVVFALENALRLVGVALVRDDTGYRLMPQTDAVGVGMVDAADRMTPGYGITIVPLQYVSAQTVIKLVESFATKQGTIRADTSRNLILIQGTGSERRNAVDLVLSFDADFLKGQSVAIFPVQNSNPGPIIAELEKIVDSGEGGMTQNVIKFQSIARMNAVLAVTRKPELLSRVETWIHRLDTTNTGRSAVHVYRVKFGDAKQIARVLNDVFGGSGASGAASSPLDSPAGQVAPGSGLSASSSGGSALNRLSASPTGQSSPGGFGSSGRSGGNTTADASSGNQGGYSAAGSVQGGGSLFDNSASGQNGGRSGPGGAGVLDGVRITADSVNNTLLIYASQEQYRTIEQTIKEVDQPQLQVAIDATIAEVTLTDDLQYGIQSYIMSRDLGLKPGTGSFGYNGASAIVAAAADVALQRAIPGFNFLVGNASTPRAVLNALHAITDVKVLSNPSVVVIDNQIATLQVGDEIPIQTGSATVLTGSNTIANTTDYRSTGIILRVVPRINANGNVRLDVEQEISNPVANSSSGSSSTSTNSLTPTVSTRKVRSSVAVASGQTVLLAGLISDSQTKSRSGIPVLDQIPGLGEAVFGQTEKQVKRTELIIFIRPQIIRDGADAHFVAEELRTKLRGTINAIGPKQTAPTTYR; this is encoded by the coding sequence ATGAGCAGCATTGCCGATGCCGATGGCAACAAGGATCCTGACGTTTTCGACAAGGTCCGCTCGATCGACCTCCTGCCGCGTTATCCGAACCAGTTGCCCCAACGGCAGCTCAGTACCGGCCCCAAGGCCAAGACCGCGATCTACGCCGCAGACCCCGGAGATGACACCCCAACTGCAACCTCGGCACAGGCGGCTACCGCCAGTATGGATCGGTTCGAGCTGAATTTCGACAATTCACCGATCGCATCCGTCTCCAAGATCGTGCTCGGAGACATTCTCGGCGTCGGATACGTGATTGATCCGCGCGTCCAGGGCAATATCAGCCTTTCGTCGGGTCGACCGATCCCAAAAACGGACGTCGTGTTCGCGCTCGAGAACGCGCTCCGGCTCGTCGGTGTCGCGTTGGTGCGCGATGACACCGGCTACCGGCTGATGCCCCAGACCGATGCGGTTGGGGTCGGCATGGTGGATGCGGCGGATCGTATGACGCCCGGCTATGGCATTACGATCGTGCCACTGCAATATGTCTCTGCGCAGACCGTGATCAAGCTGGTCGAGAGCTTTGCCACCAAGCAAGGCACGATCCGCGCCGACACCAGCCGCAATCTCATTCTGATCCAGGGTACGGGCAGCGAACGCCGCAATGCTGTCGATCTCGTGCTCAGCTTCGATGCAGACTTCCTGAAGGGGCAATCCGTCGCCATCTTCCCGGTGCAGAACAGCAATCCGGGGCCGATCATCGCCGAACTCGAGAAGATCGTGGACTCCGGCGAAGGCGGAATGACGCAGAATGTCATCAAGTTCCAGTCGATCGCCCGAATGAATGCGGTGCTCGCGGTGACGCGAAAGCCGGAACTGCTGAGCCGCGTCGAGACCTGGATTCATCGCCTCGACACGACCAATACCGGGCGGTCGGCGGTCCACGTCTATCGCGTGAAATTCGGCGACGCCAAGCAGATTGCGCGGGTGCTGAATGATGTATTCGGCGGCAGCGGCGCGTCGGGCGCCGCCTCGTCCCCACTGGACAGCCCGGCGGGACAGGTTGCACCGGGCTCCGGCCTATCAGCGAGTTCGAGCGGCGGCTCCGCGCTCAACCGCCTGTCGGCCTCACCCACCGGCCAATCGTCGCCCGGAGGCTTCGGATCGAGCGGCCGGAGCGGCGGCAACACGACCGCCGACGCGTCATCCGGCAATCAGGGCGGCTACAGTGCGGCCGGCAGCGTCCAAGGCGGCGGTAGCCTGTTCGACAATTCCGCCTCGGGCCAGAACGGCGGTCGATCAGGCCCCGGCGGTGCCGGCGTTCTTGATGGCGTGCGCATCACCGCCGACAGCGTCAACAATACGCTTCTGATCTATGCGAGCCAGGAGCAGTACCGCACCATCGAGCAGACGATCAAGGAGGTCGACCAGCCTCAGCTTCAGGTCGCCATCGACGCCACGATCGCCGAAGTGACGCTGACGGACGACCTGCAATACGGCATTCAGTCCTACATCATGAGCCGCGACCTCGGACTCAAGCCGGGCACTGGCTCGTTCGGCTACAATGGTGCCTCTGCGATCGTCGCCGCGGCGGCCGACGTCGCACTCCAGCGCGCCATACCCGGCTTCAACTTCCTCGTGGGCAACGCCTCCACGCCGCGGGCCGTGCTCAATGCGCTGCATGCGATCACCGACGTCAAGGTGCTGTCGAACCCCTCAGTCGTCGTCATCGACAACCAGATCGCAACCCTTCAGGTCGGCGACGAGATCCCGATCCAGACCGGAAGCGCAACCGTGCTGACCGGCAGCAACACCATTGCCAACACCACCGATTATCGCAGCACCGGCATCATCCTGCGCGTGGTGCCGCGGATCAATGCCAACGGCAATGTCAGGCTGGATGTCGAGCAGGAGATATCCAATCCCGTTGCGAATTCTTCGTCGGGCTCCTCCTCGACCTCGACCAACTCGCTGACGCCGACGGTTTCGACCCGCAAGGTGCGCAGTTCGGTCGCCGTCGCCAGCGGGCAGACGGTGCTGCTTGCCGGCCTGATCAGCGACAGCCAAACCAAGTCCCGCTCGGGCATTCCCGTGCTCGACCAGATTCCCGGCCTCGGCGAGGCCGTGTTCGGCCAGACGGAAAAGCAGGTCAAGCGCACCGAGTTGATCATCTTCATCCGTCCGCAGATCATCCGCGACGGCGCAGACGCACATTTCGTCGCCGAGGAGCTGCGCACCAAGCTGCGCGGTACGATCAACGCGATCGGGCCTAAGCAGACCGCGCCGACCACCTATCGCTGA